From a region of the Caldanaerobius fijiensis DSM 17918 genome:
- a CDS encoding RNA-guided endonuclease InsQ/TnpB family protein, producing SMMKNHKLAKSIANAGWGMLDKYLQYKAEREGKIFIKVNAAYTSQRCSRCGKIEEKDLSVRIHRCGCGLEIDRDINAAINIPHEGLRQLGIAA from the coding sequence AGTATGATGAAAAATCATAAACTTGCAAAATCAATAGCGAATGCAGGGTGGGGAATGTTGGATAAGTATTTACAGTATAAAGCGGAAAGAGAAGGAAAAATATTCATAAAAGTAAATGCTGCGTACACATCACAAAGATGCTCAAGGTGCGGAAAAATAGAGGAAAAAGACTTATCGGTAAGGATACACAGATGTGGATGCGGATTAGAAATAGATAGAGATATAAATGCAGCAATAAATATACCTCATGAAGGATTAAGGCAATTGGGGATAGCTGCATAA